In the Pectinophora gossypiella chromosome 27, ilPecGoss1.1, whole genome shotgun sequence genome, ggaagaagagaggaatggcgataactccgccgacaagagcgcagctcttaaataaagagagagagagtgggtcgatagcgataagcgctgagggaaatcgtcgaccaatccggcggggtcggtatcggggtcctgaagtgtttggtgtcgcgagttgattggctgcctctatggctagagtgatcgtgtcgtcgggatcgtatattacgttcttcagacgccgatacttttcattatcgtccctaagcggaatgtattcggaagccgtaactaccaggggatttggttggtgcggagcagaatcgaaaaaacgttttgaagctaatttgagccattgggcaatggttaaCAGACCTTTTGCAATGTATTAGCTGTGGGTCCGTTATAACTCACGCTACCCCACCCTGTGGCAATTGCTTTGTCCTGATTGACGTTATCCCCGATGTGCAGGCACGCAGGTACAGCAAACTGATCCAATTTCATCCTGTATATagaaacatacagggtgttagtgacatcgttacgaaaactttgaggggtgattcaaaaaatgattctgagttgatacataaacagcctatatgcgtcccactgctgggcacaggcttcccctcaatcaacaggaggggtatggagcatactccaccacgctgctccactgcgggttggtggagaatctgagttgatatcaagtggaatttcctgtcggaaaagtaagtggttttatacttttgcgacggaaaattccactgctAAGTAAAATACTTACGTCGTCTGGGTTTCCAGTAAAGCGATATCATTATACTTCACTGGAGACTTGTAGTTTGGATGTTTGATGATCCTGCCTATCCTGTATAGGCGGTCGGCTGCGACCTGGTCCGTCCTCTTGTGAGCTCCGAGCCTCGCAAACGATACGTCGCCGCTGATGACAGAAATTCAAAGTTCAAATTCAATCgatcttctcctatcgtgtgggttgtatttccaaaaagggacgtcagctcagcaatatgttgtgacactccgacattgagggagtgccaccaCGCTGATTTCCAGCTGTGCCcataaatactaaaaaaaaaaaaatgcttaaatctaaacaataattaaacaatttaaaattcttcttctatcgtgtgggttgtgaggtggattaccaaactcatcaaccctggtgtaagggttactattgagccaccaaaggccacatggctcatgtaacgactacttacatcagtaagtagtaaccgggaccaacggcttaacgtgccatccgaagcacggatgggGGATGGGTCACCTTAATTTTTGGACAACTAGGTGGTCAGGTAGCATAGTAACACTTTGAAGATACTTACTTGTCCCTGGAGGTGGTACAGTGACCTGCAGTCAGCACAAAGCGGTCACTGATAAGAGTTCCACCACACAACCATTGGGCACTCTCTGCCGTGTCTCCGTACCCTAACAACACCTGAAACCATCGTCATTATAAAAACCGAggagggagtggaattctttgccgtcttctgtattttcgaatgcatataacccgggtgctttcaaggccagagtgaacaggcatcttctgagctccatcttaggccttgtcaatgccttcgggcaagtctgaggccaGGAGCAAACCCTTCAAAGGTACTTAAAAAACGGCGCGGGCTGCGGTAGAAACAAACTTATGACAATGTACTGAGCGTTCACGGAGAAACTTTTTTGCAGGCGTTTGTTTGAAGTCTGTCGTCACATATGGCGGGTGATTCGCCAAAACGCTGGAGTCAGAACAGttgttgagccaccaaaggcccctgacatggctcatgtaacgattactcacttacatcagtaattagtaccCGCGGCCAATgacataacgtgccttccgaatcaaggaccatctttctttcggacaatcaggtgatcagcctgtaatgtcttaaccaaactagggatcacaaagtgatttttgtgatgtcactaccggaattcgaacccgggacctccggatcgtgagcccaaagcccaaaccactggatcacagatgCCGTTCTACTTGGCTACACCCAGACCAGGGTATAAAttcaatgatgatgatggccagGCTTGGCAAGGTTAGCCTGGTCAACCCACACCCCAGAAgacttaattcatcatcatcatgtcgtccaaaccgtatccggcgacggcgactcctaaatatctatcccgggttgttgttgtggtgggcCCTGATGAGACCGGACCTTCAGGTCGAAGACTTAATTACCATGTGAGGGAACTCCCTGGGCGTGGTATCTTGACCACCAACAATCAGCTCATCAGCTCCGTGGCCACACCGGTCTACACGAGCCTTCTCTCCAGTCAGGGCTGGTCCTACTACGCAGGGGAACACCAGCTCTTCTTGGTACTCGATGCATTCTGGTGAGGAAGAAGAAAAGTGCATTCACTCATGATTAACATTATCACTAATtcaaaagccacgctcttgtcggtgtagcattctccatgctactttttaggggaaaatagggcagtggtttccctcttgccttccgcagtactctgtctgacgcgagtgggatggcgcccagagtggtctatttcaaagccgtactaggactcctgtcctcagTCTCTGAATACACAGTTACCGCTGCCCTCATGGACATGACTATATCGCTGGAGAATCACAGGGACATCCattgcaaggtgaactaagtactcacacctcaccgagtttttgtttttaaacaattcacagcacggttttttgttggcacgttcaATTAATGTATTACCAATTGATAAGCGTAAtttgggtactggcagaatatcagtgttggtgagagtgggtactcgtatcttagcaacaatatgctgagtcagtcccatttccctgggcagtgttagctactagtcataaattggccccgattcctgcagacacctcctaattttaagttatacccgtcattttcttatccgccgaaaaagaaagggacggatgattgtccacaagttaattttaaaatgaataacccgtgcgaacaaaataggcatctcgctggtatgcaatccgtttgacgtgctgtctacttaactccgTCGGGTTataggccgatgtaaaatttttagacggttgttttagatttctgcttaaaattgacgtgtattccataaatttgatgcctgtcgattacccgtccctttctttttcaacggataagaaaatgacaggtgtaacttaaaataaaattagatggcgtttgCAGGAATTGTTGAAAGCACCattgttaatcttaatttatgtaaatgcttttgtattttgtaaccttcactgttttgggaataaagttattctattctttctgttagaccaacgtgataggtgagccgtatcgccgtctataatggtcgagacaactgtgtcaattggtgcaagtccggtatcggtactacacatacagggtgttagtgacatcataacgaaaactttgagggatgattcaggccatgatactgagttgatatcatgtggaatttttcgtcgcaaaattatagaacggaaaataatttaaaaaaacactaaaagtttcatgacttttccgacaggaaattccacttgatatcgactcagaatcatggtctgaatcatccccctgagtattcgttacgatgtcactttcacttataacttaaaagaaaattaggaggtgtctgcagggatCTGGGCCATtgtctgtaaaacgaggtgttttgtatgaagtgtggaCCTGTATAAGGGTGAATTTATCAAAAtatgccaagtttggtggcgaactgtcatataattttttcgtgaaaaattgggttccaacATACAACCAACAAGGTTGGGTTTCAACCTATAGGTGGAGATTTTTAATTAGCATATAGTTACTAATGATTATATTTACTGTACTATTcagctgttaatcttcctaaaagtaaataaataaataaacatgaaaaaggatccttttAGATCTTtacatgtcggaacccaatttttcacgaaaaaataatatgaaatttcgccaccaaacttgaaattttgatattcacatAAGAGAAGTGTTACTCACTATCCCAAGCTTTCCGTCCGTTTTTAGGCGCAGTTCTTTCTGGTCCCAATGGCTCGCAGGTACCACCTCCATTATTCGTCTCATAATCATATATCGGAGGGATATACATTGTTGTAGTTCTGTAAAACAAACAACCATAGCACGTAACATAATttaaacaacatacataaatacgtaGTAGGCTGATCTGTAGACCACCTACGGGGTCCAcgggtggcggatagtggaacggccatcagatatgatggttagctgcgaatataaaaataagcagtccccgaccaaacagcgacaggattagcagggcgtagtgggtagctcactgggacgggctaacctataaaatgctacttaggttctatgacgatcttgtgacgtagcgagtaggcgccgctacttcaaagtatcagtactggttggaggccgaggaaatggattctggtggGGCTCTaactagaacatcaccgattgagaaattggtcggtgtgctgcggaacggaaggcgatttgggcaaccaccgttctacacgccctatctatggagtaatgaaggcgattactccaccaagaagagcgcagctcttaaataaagagagagagagagagagagatacataaacagcctttatacgtcccactgctaggcccaggcctcccctcaaacaaccggagggggtatggagcatactccaccacgctgctccaatgcgggttggtgaaggtgttttaacGAGATCCTATTCAAGATTGACGGGATTAGGCGAATCTCcttaagttatttttgttttgattttgcaGATTTccagtttttatttctttcaaaaaatattttcttttaattaacctcactatcacaaacaagcagtttccatcgttttcagccatcctaactttacatttttttatgaactagacgggATCCCGGAAATTTCGAAaactcgcgggattgatatttccaatcccgcgggatctcgaatttgctaTCTCGATtcaggattgcattccctagtatATACCCTTATCTATGTATGAAGCATAAGGTCAATGTGgtgaagaccgtctgggctaaaagaccgtctattgccaataacttctaaatttgaataactagcgcctTACGTCTCTGTCGATAAAACAGTCCCTAAATAGCCAGTCCGAACCAAAAACCGTAGATGGCGCTAGTATGATTAGTTTGGACAATATCGgtcctgcaatttttttttaccatttcgcgCTTCTTGCGATCTCGATtcaggattgcattccctagtatATATGAAGCATAAGTACCTTTGTGTGGACGTAGTGAGGACATTGTTAGAGGAATCAGCGCAGCAGACCACGGGATCTGTGCCCTCAAACCCGCAAATCTGAAATGAATAATTCAAAATGAAATGAgaaaattaatgataaaatatctGCCAAGataattaagatgatccgtgcttcggaagaccgTTAAACCgctggttccggttactatttactgatatgagtagggttatgtatacgatattttaaatttgtcagaaaataaatttatagctcatgtgaagcttactttatgtaaaaaagcttattataagactaatgactacctaaatgataaaaatgtctggtattgaatgagttcctctagtttttaaataacttgtaatgtataagtaatatacaaGTTCCTCCTActcctcggagcagactcctactccgaaccccaaacgaattaactcaaaagtccgcataaactttcgaattatgaagcggcttgttggcacgaagcgaaactagataggtacattttgtttattgaatattccgatctATCGACTATCGAGAATGTTTTTCGACTaccttaatgcgatcattaaccacaaaacaccacttcgtattaattaatgaagaaagcaactttcccgttcccgccaaaaagccccgcCTCGtggcgtattttttttttttggaaagggtTTAGCGGCTCTGGCCTAGTAGCATTTTaagtcctgtaatattgccataggaATATATATCacagtaaaatatataataagacttttgatgttgccaacaattctaatacttttttttttgtttttgttttccccgaagggtaaggcaaagggaactatgcccatacagccatgtctgacgtattttgtttcttgatgattaatgaaatgatgaaaggtgatgatgatgaaacctaagcccccaccctcggagtagactcctactccgaaccccaaacgaattaactcaaaagtccgcataaacttttgagttatgaagcggcttcctgacacgaagcgaaaataggcagatacactttgtttattgaatactccgatataataacactcgcgaatgtcttccgactaacttaatacgatcattaaccacaaaacaccacttcgtattaattatttagattattcaatgaagaatttCAGTTTACACGTAGACCTCTCGGTGTACGGACGAGTCCACAGCGGTACCTATTCGCTTACCTATTCAATTTCACCGGTTCTCAAACTATCATTACTTAACATGAATCCGAAGTGTAATAACTGCGTCGAAGTTTTGACTGATGGAGCTCGTTGCTATGGTTGTAACTGCGAACTGCATTTCCACTGTGCTGGTATTACCGAAGTTGGCTACCGAAGATTGGGGGAGAGAAAACAGACTTGGCGCTGTCCCAAGTGTAAACAATCGGGAATATCGGTGGCGAGTGCAGGCATATCACCGGCAACGCCACGATCTCAACCTTCTGCGGTCGCGGTTGTGGAGGCGCCGGTCTCGCCGCTGCCTCCTCCGGTTCCCTTACAATCAGAGTCGGAATCCACTATTCTACAGGAAATTAGAGCTCTTGCCGAAAAACTTGCTCCGCTCGATGCAATAACTGCAGAAGTAAAGGCGTTACGTGCAGATCTTGTGGAGCTCAAGTCTACAGTTAACGAAGCTAATAATAGCGTCAAAAAGTTTGGTGCTAAGGTGCTGGAAATTGAGAAAAGGCTTACACAAGTTGAGAATGTACAGGTGAATGTCAGCTCACTACAGTCAAGGTTGGATAAGCTTGAGTGGGAGTGCAGTTCGAGGGAGCAATGGACGCGTATGAGCAACATTGAAGTTAAGGGAGTACCTCAGACTTCTACTGAAAACTTATATGACATAATAGGTAAAATTGGCCAAAAAGTTCAGTATTCAGTATCGAAGCAGcaaatcaattttattgcaagagTTCCTACGCGGGATGAAAACCAGCCGAAacctattataatttgttttaataataggtacgtTAAGGAAGATTTCATAGCTGCCGCCAGAACTGCTGCGAAAAAAGGATCTCTTACTCCTGCTGACCTTGGATTAAAAGGAAGTCAAAAGATTTTTGTCAATGACCATCTTACGATACAGAACAAGAACTTGCTCACCAAAGCTAAGAGAGTTGCCAATGAGCAGGGGTTCCGCTATATTTGGGTGAAGCATTCAAAAATCTACGTGAGAAGAGACGAGACATCACCTATTATTGCTTTGAAGTCGGAAAAGGATATCTCGAAAATGGTCAAAGTGtaatacttatacttaatttCTTACTGTATATAACTTACCTAAtcatttatacttttttatatatcaATATGGTCTTAGAAAGTTTGAGTATCGTAGCCGGTTGCAGTGCTAGTTGCACTTTTCTATTATTGCTATGTGTGCTATTCAATTCCGGTAAGCgccttttatattttacctatCTTTGCTCGgttgttattatatattatttattgtacctaGGTCTAGCGATGAGAATAATATcttattatgtacctaatagtcaattttatgtgtatatgtgtaTTGTAACCCTATCGTCTGAGTTGCATATTCATGTTGAGTGTTTTTATATTTGCTATAGTAATTATCCGAAATGACTTCACTTAGCATTTATTATCAGAATGTCCGTGGCTTGCGTACGAAGACCAGTAATTTTTATGGAAGCGTCTGTTTGAACAACTATGATGTGCTCTCGATAACTGAAACTTGGCTCTTGGACAGTATTTCTGATTGCGAGGTAATTGACGGGAGATACTTGGTATGGCGTAGTGACCGTAATTATGAAAAGACCGGGCAAAAATTAGGTGGAGGGGTACTTTTGGCTGTACGTAAGGATCTGTGTGTGACCGATAGGCCCGAATGGCGAAGTTCGGCTGAGGATATTTGGGTAACCATTACTCTTAAACGCACTAAACCGGCTATAACTTATAAATTGCATATTTGTTCGTTGTATTTAATTAAGGAAGAAGGTGGTAATTCTTATAAAGAACAACTTCAAAGTTTTCTTAGTAATTTGTCTACATTAATGTTGTCGCATCCCATGgacaaatttattatattaggcGACTTTAATTTCGGTAAGGATGTTGCTTGGGTACGCTCGAGTGATGGGGATGAGATGATACCGATCAATTACACAGCCGATTACATAACGGAATTCCTTGACGAAATAACAACTTCTTGTCTATCGCAGTATA is a window encoding:
- the LOC126378924 gene encoding trypsin-1-like, translated to MLYRTCAIFLFLFLRNVSTQGDRCTTKVGQPGTCINIRKCPAAVEDIKRRINPQICGFEGTDPVVCCADSSNNVLTTSTQRTTTMYIPPIYDYETNNGGGTCEPLGPERTAPKNGRKAWDKCIEYQEELVFPCVVGPALTGEKARVDRCGHGADELIVGGQDTTPREFPHMVLLGYGDTAESAQWLCGGTLISDRFVLTAGHCTTSRDNGDVSFARLGAHKRTDQVAADRLYRIGRIIKHPNYKSPVKYNDIALLETQTTMKLDQFAVPACLHIGDNVNQDKAIATGWGSVSYNGPTANTLQKVTLNKFTTPECTNKFPPGVRNMLQGFNSQTQLCFGDKREKKDTCQGDSGGPLQIKNNAIKCMYTVIGVTSFGGPCGFEGEPGIYTRVTAFTPWIESIVWP